The DNA sequence CGTTGGTTGCGCTGTGGGGCCGGTGGTGATTGTAGAAGTGCAGCCAGCCGGGGAGCGCGTCTCGCCGAGCCGTTTCGCAGGGGTGGAAGCGGGCGTATGCCCACCTGCGGTTCCCCCATGATCGGGGAGGCATCAGCTATAAGGGGTAGCGATGCCAGAGGTACGGAAGCGCTACGACCGGGAGTTCCGTGACGGAGCGGTCCGGGTCGTGGAGGAGACGGGCAAGCCGATCGCCCAGGTCGCCCGTGACCTGGGGGTCAACGAGGGCACGCTGGGCAACTGGGTGGCCCGTGCACGAGAGGCCCGCGAGGACACCGAGGGCCTGTCTCGCGGCGGCGTCGAGGAGCTCAAGCGGCTGCGCGCGGAGAACGCCGAGCTGCGGATGGAGCGTGATGTCCTCAAGCGATCCGTGGTCCTGTGGGTCAAGGAGGCGACGAAGTGAGCGTGGCCCGTTTCATCGCCGACCAGAGGACCTTCCACCGGGTGCCGCACACGCTGGCCTGCGCCCTGTTGGGGGTGTCGATCTCCTGGCTGTACAAGTGGCTCGACCGCGCCGCGCGTTCCGACGGTGGTGCCACCGCGACCGAGAAGCGCCGCTGCGCGTTGGACGCCGCCGTGGCCGTGGCGTTCGACGACGCCCAGCGGCTACACGGCTCACCCCGTCTGCACGCCGACCTGTGTGAGGCCGGATGGTGGGTGTCGGAGAAGACCGTGGCGGACTCGATGCGCCGCCAGGGCCTGGTCGCCCGCCGGATCAAGCGGCACAACGGGCTGACCCGCCAGGACCGCACGGCGCCGAAGTTCCCGGACCTGCTTCGTCGGGGTTTCACTGCGGCCGAGCCGAACCGCAGATGGGTCGGGGACATGACCGAGATCCCCACCGCGGCCGGGAAGTTGTATCTGGCCACGGTGATCGACCTGTACTCGCGGCGGCTGCTCGGCGCGGCCACGGGGCTGCACCCGAACGCCGAGCTGGCGTGTGCGGCGATCCGGATGGCGGTGGCGGCCCGCGGCGGGGCGGACCGAATCGCCGGGGTGATCTTCCACACCGACCGCGGGTCGACCTACACCGCGGGCGCGTTCACCGCTCTGTGTCGGCGGCTCGACATCCGTCAGTCGATGGGCCGGGTCGGGTCGTGTTTCGACAATGCCGCGGCGGAGGCGTTCTTCTCCAGCCTGGAGTGGGAAGTGCTGTCCCGCAACGACTTCGACACCATCAGTAGGGCGCGGGCGGCGGTCATCGACTGGTGTTACGGCTTCTACAACCACCGGCGGCGACACAGTGCCGCCGCCGGGCTCTCACCGATCAACTACGAGAACGCCGCCCTCACCCGAGACGCGGCATAAGAACCCTCCACGATCTCGGGGGAACCGCACACCCGTCGGCGAGGGTGCGGTGGAAACGTTCGATCTTGCCGTTGGTCTGAGGCCGGTAGGGCCGGGCCTGTCTCGTGATCGGTGTTTCGGCGTCGTTGCTCAGTAGGTCTCGGCTCCCGGCCAGCGGTCACCGAACGTGATGGCGAACGCGTTGATCACGGGCTTCCAACGCATCGTCCACCTCGTGCGGCCCGTCCCGGTCGGGTCCAGGCTGCGAGTCACAAGATACAAGCATTTCATCGTAGCCTGCTCAGTGGGGAAATGACCACGCGCCCGCACCGCGCGCCGGTAGCGGGCGTTAAGCGATTCGATCGCATTCGTAGAGCAGATCACCCTTCGAATCTCGACGTCGTAGTCCAAGAACGGCACGAACTCTTCCCACGCGTTGCGCCATAGCCGGATCATCGCCGCGTACTTACGGCCCCATTTCTCGTCGAGCTCATCCATAGCGATAAGTGCTGCATTCGGGTTGGGCGCGGCATAGATTGGTTTGATGTCGCGCTTCACCGCGTCCCAGTCCTGTCGACCCACCAGCCGGAAAGTGTTTCGGATCAGGTGCACGACGCAGGTTTGGACAATGGTTTGCGGCCACACGTTGGCCACGACCTCCGGGAGTCCTTTGAGGCCGTCGCAGACCAGGAACAGCACGTCACGCACGCCGCGGTTCTTCAGGTCGACCAGCACGCTCATCCAGAACTTCGCGCCCTCACTGCCGACGCCCATCCACAGCCCCAGCACGTCCTTGCAGCCGTCCACGGTGACGCCGATGGCTGCGTAGACCGGCCGGTTGGCGACCTGCCCGTCCCGGACCTTGACGTGGACAGCGTCGATGAACACCGCGGCGTACACCGAATCCAACGGCCGACCAACCCAGTCATTCATCTCGGCGACGACCTTGTCGGTGATCCGCGAGACCGTCTCCTTCGATACTGACGCCCCATAGATGTCAGCGAAATGTGCGGAAACCTCCCCGGTCGTCATCCCTTTCGCATACAGCGACAGTACGACCTCGTCGACATCTGTGAGGCGCCGCTGACGCTTCTTCACGATCTGCGGCTCGAAAGTGCTGGCCCTGTCTCTCGGAACGTCGATCTCCACGTCACCCGCGGCATCCGAGAGAACCGTCTTCGAGCGGGACCCGTTCCGCACGTTGGTGGATTCCCGGCCGGAGTCGGCCCGGTTCTTGTCGTGCCCGAGGTGCTCGGTCATCTCCTCGTTCAGCGCCGTTTCCAGAACATTCTTGGTAAAGAGCTTCAACAGGCCGTCCGGGCCGGTCAACGCCAGCCCGCGCGCCTTCGCCTCGGCCACCATCGCCGCCGCAGCGGCCCGCTCCGCCGACGCCTGCCGAGCAGGCTTCGGGTCACCCTCGCTTGGATCCACAAGGTCCGATGTCATCACTGTCCGTGCCCATCTCGCCGGACCTCAGCCCGGCGTGTCGGACCGAAAACACCGATCTTGAAACAGTCCCGACAGATCCAGAGTCGCGCCCCACGCTGCAGGAAGTGCGTCGAGGGTTGAGGCGAGGTAGTAGCCGGTGCCTCCGGCGAGGTCGGCAACGAGCCCGGTCTGTCGTGGGGCGTGCTCGGCGGCGAATGCTGTGATCGTCGAGCGTAGTGCGTCGTAGTGGCCCTGGCCCAGGAACGATTCTCGGGCCGTCACCATCTCCGCGGTGTCTCCACGGTGGCGGCGTCGGCCGGACAGCAGGGTGAGGTGGCCCTGGCGGGCGATGTCGAAGGAATGAGCCTTTTTCAACCTGCCGTTCCGGCAGCTCAGGGGCCTGGTTGTGTGGGTGCAGACGCCGAGCTGGCGAGCCGGTGACCTGTGCAGCTGTGGTCAGAGCAGTTGCGCTGCAACCTTCGCGATCTCCTGACGCAGAAGCTCGCTGGTCAGGTTGAAAAAGGCTCACTGGCTCGCGGTGCTGACCGAGATCAAGAACCGGGGCACCACCGATGTGTGTATCGCAGTCTGCGACGGGTTGACCGGGCTCGGCGAGGTGATCACCACCGTCTGGCCACAGACCATTGTGCAGACCTGTGTGCTGCACCTGATCCGCAACAGCTTCCGCTACGCCAGCCGCAAGTACTGGGACCAGATAGCCAAGGACCTGCGCCCGATCTACACCGCCCCGACCGAGACCTGTCAACGGCGGGTTGGGAGTGACCCCGTAGCGACGGATTGGAACTGACCCCCGGCGTGGTGTGGTGATGGTCAGTCGTTGCTGGCGCGGTTGTGTTTGGCCAGGAGCTCGCGTCGGGCGCGGGTGCGGTAGGAGTCCCCGGACAGGGTCAGGACTTCGGCGTGGTGGACGAGGCGGTCGATCATGGCTGCGGCGACGACGTCGTCGGAGAAGGTCTCGCCCCAGCGGCCGAAGGGCAGATTGCTGGTGACCATGACGCTGCCTTGTTCATAGCGGGAAGCGATGAGCTGGAAGAACAGGTTCGCTGCGTCCTGGTCGAACGGGATGTAGCCGACCTCGTCGATGATGATCAGTTTGTAGCGGCGGATCTTCTTCAGCTCGGCCTCGAGCCGGCCGCTCTGGTGCGCGGCGGCGAGTCTGGTGATCCAGTTGCTGGCGGTGTCGAACAGGACCGAGTAGCCGGCGTGGGCGGCTTTGACGCCGAGCCCGATCGCGAGGTGGGTCTTCCCGATCCCGGGCGGGCCGAGCAGGATCACGTTCTCGCACTTGGCGACGAACGTGCTCGTGGCCAGGTGGGCCAGGATGTCGCGGCGCAGCGAGGGCAGATGGTCGAGGTTGAAGTCCTCCAAGGTCTTGACCTGGGGGAAGTGCGCGGTGCGGATCCGCATGACCGTGCCCTTGGACTCGCGGTCGGCGACCTGGCGCTGCAGCAGCGCGCCCAGATACTCCTCGTGCGACCAGTTCTCCTCACGGGCCTGGGCGGCAAGCTGTTCCCAGCTGGCCGCGATGGTCGGGGTCTTCAGGACCCGGGTCAGGTAGGCGATCATCGCCGGCAGTCCGTCGGGGACCGCGGCCAGCACCGGACCGGCCGGCCCCGAGCTCCCAGCGGGGTCGGTGGTGATCTTCGGTGGTGTGGTTGTCATGAGCTGCTCGCTTCCTCGGCAGTGGAGACGAAGTCGACACCGAACAGGGCGTCGTAGTCGGGCAGTGCGCGCAGGGTCACCGGGTGGCCGTCGAGGTGACGGCGTGCTGCGGCCTGTCGGGTGTTGCGGTCGTGGGCCAGGGCGCGGCGCATCGCCGCGGCGGTGTGCTGGTGCGCCGGGTCGGTGATCACCGCGTGGCGGGCCCAGCTGCGGTCGTGACGGGCGACGACCTGGCCGGCGCAGTAGACGACGACCTCGCGCGGTGAGGCGGCGACATCGACGAACCGGCCGATCATCTGCGGATCCACGGAGTAGTCGTTGGCATCGACGCGGACGTAGTAGTCCCGTGCCAGCCGGATCCGCTGGGCCAGCCCGATCGGCGGGTCCAGCGGCGGCAGCGGAGTCATCGCCGCGTAGTCGTGGGCGAGCACGTCCACCGGGCGGCCGCCGATCGCTCGGACGGTGCGGGTGTTGGCCCGGGCCAGCCAGTCGTCGATCTGGTGGTTGAAGTCGGCTGGGGAGGCGAAGCGACGTCCGGGCAGGAACGAGGTCTCGAAGTAGCCGTTGTTGCGTTCGACCAGCCCCTTGAACTCCGGATCCCGCGGTGGGGCAAGCCGGATCCGGGTGGCCAGAGTGCCGGCGAACGCAGCGGCCGGTGCCGAGACCCGCCCGGTCCCGCCGATCGCAGACTCCCGGTCCCAGACCAGCGTGCGGGTCACCCGCCCGACGTCGCTGATCAGCTGCCACATCCCGGACAGGATGTCCCCGGCCTGGCGCGAGGGGATCATCGTCGCGGACAAGAACCGCGAGTAGCCCAGCGTCATCACCAGCACCGGTAGGACCCGTTCCTGGCCTGGGCCGACGGGGATCGTGGTCTCGGGGAACCACAGGTCGCACTGGGTGATCTCGCCCGGTGCGTAGGCGACCCGGTCGACCGGGTCGATCCCGACATACTCGGGGCGGATCTGGCGGATCCGGTCCTTGAGCACGGTCAGCGAGTGCTCCCACCCGATCCGCTCTGCGATCACCGTGGCCGGCATGCGTGGGAACTGCGCCAGCAATGCCCGCACCTGCGGCTCGACCGCATCCGCCAGCGATCCCCGCGGGCCCCGTTCCCGCTTCGGCGGGCCCGGCGCCCGCAACGCGGAGCGCACCGTGTTGCGGGCCACCCCCAGCCGGCGGGCGATCTCCTTGATCGGGACACCCTCGGCCCGATGCAGACGACGGATCTCGGCCCAGTCCTCCACCGACAACACCCCCTCAGCGTCGTGCAGAGGGGGTCAATCCCAAGCCGACGCTAGGGGGTCAGTCTGAGCCCGTCGTCGACAAGACCGCCGCCGCGGCGCGGTTCGCCGAGTTCCGCGAGCGGTGGGGCGGGCAGTGAGCCTTTTTCAACCTGACCAGCGAGCTTCTGCGTCAGGAGATCGCGAAGGTTGCAGCGCAACTGCTCTGACCCGAATCCGCGAGTAGCGCTGGTGTCCGGACTGGGGAGATGGCGATAGGTGCCCGCTGACCTGCGATGATCGTGTTTGCGACGACACGACATTGCGGGTTGAGAGGACACCTATCAGGTGCGAACAGTACGCAAGCGACGCCCGCGGTGTGCGCGGGTGCGTCTCGGCGCGCCGGACGCGGCGCTGACCAGGTTCTCCGGGCTGGCCGCGGTGACCGAACTGATCGACCGGCTCGGGATCATCGACAAGCTCGACGCCGCGGTCGGGCCCATCAAGGACCGCGACCGCGGGTGCAGCGCCGGGCAGATGCTGGTCGGCATGTCGGCGGCGCAGCTGTGCGGGGAGGACTTCCTGGTCGGGCTGGACCGGCACCGCGCCGACACCGCCGGGCAGGCACTCACGCCGGTGCCGGGGTTGGCGTCCACGACCGCCGCCGGGCTCGCGCGCAAGTTCATCGAGGGGCAGTGGGCGGCGGTGGAGACCGGGCTCGGTGACGTGCACACCACCGCGCTGGACCTGCTCGCCCAGGTCGACCCGGACCGGGCCGAGCAGCTGACGGCGGACGTGACGATCGATCTGGACACCACCGATGTCGAGGTTTACGGCCGGCTCAAGCAGGGCGTGGCGTTCAACCACCAAGGCCAGCGGGTCGCCCGCCCGCACGTCGCGACCTGGGCCGACACCGCGGTGGTGCTGGCCGCTGACCTCGGTTCGGGCCGGGATGACCCCCGCGCCACCAGCGCCGAGCTGTTCTACCGGGCGCTGGCCGCGCTCCCCGCGCAGGCGCGGGCGGGGCGAGTCCGCGTGCGTGCGGACGCGGGCTACTTCGCCGGGCAGCTCGCCCGCGCAGCCCTGTTCGTCGGCGTGGAGTTCGCCATCGGCGCCCGACGCATCGCGCCGCTGTGGCGCATCCTCGACGGCGTCGCGGCCGACGGGTGGACCGACGCGATCGACATGACCGGCGCGCAGGTCGCGGTGGCCGACTATTGCCCGAACTGGTGGCCCGCAGCGACCCAGCTGCTGATCCGTCGGGTCCGGCTCGACCTGGACCACGGCCAGGTCTCCGGTGACCCGCGAGCGCGGCGCCGACGCACCCTGCACCCCGCCCAGCGGGCGCTCCCGCTCGACGACCTCGCTACGGTGGCCAAGGTCGACGGGGTGTTCGCCTACTCGTTCATCGTGACCAACCTCGACGTCTCCACACCTGCCGCAGCCGCGCAGGCCGAGTACTGGTACCGCCACCGCACGAAGGTGGAGAACCTGTTCCGCGACACCAAGCACGGCGCCGCGCTGCGCCACCTCCCCTCCGGACACCTCGCGGTGAACCGAGCCTGGATGTGGGGCGCACTCCTGGCCGCCACCACCAGCGGGTGGCTGCACCACCTCACCGCCCGCACCCGCGACGGGCGCCTGGTCGGGCACGGCGTCCGCGGCGGCCAGGCCATGATCGCCACCCTGCGCCGGCGGCTGATCACCATCCCCGCCCGCCTCGTGCGCCACGCCCGCGGCCTCACCCTGCGCCTACCACCCGGCGAGCACCTACTCGCCGAGGTCCTCGCCCGCGTCCGCGCCCTGCCCGCTCCGTCCTGACCCGGCCGCACCGGCCCCGACCAGCACAGGAACCCGCCACCCGAGGCGACACTCGGGCCGCCCGCTTGCCCACCACCCAACTCCCGACCCAAGCAACATCAACTTTGGCCGACCAAGATCAGCTCATAGCCTACTCGCGGATTCGGGTCTGACCACAGCTGCACAGGTCACCGGCTCGCTAGCTCGGCGTCTGCACCCACACAACCAGGCCCCTGAGCTGCCGGAACGGCAGGTTGAAAAGGGCTCAGTGAGCCTTTCCCAGTAGTGGGGAGCGGCTGGCGGCGACACGCCGGGGGCGTGGAGGTGCTCAACGAGGGTGCGGGACCCCGGTAGAAGAGATCGGTCCGCTCAAAGATCGACTCACCACCGAGGTCCCGCGTGCCCGATCCTGTCACCTACACCGCCGTGCTCCCGATCGGGGAGCCCACCGCGTCCATGTTGTCGCGGCTGTTGGCCGAGGAACGCCTCCGGCGCGGGACCCGGCGCGGGCGTCGGGCGCTGGACTGTGACCGCCACGCGGTGCTGGTGCTGCGCTGGTTCCTCGACGCGACCCGGGTCGCCCAGCTCGCCGCCGACAACCAGCTGAGCCTGTCGAGTACCTACCGCTACCTGCACGAAGGTATCGACGTTCTGGCCGCCGCCGCGCCTGGACTGCCCGGCGCGCTGCTCGCGGCCCGCACCGCCGGGCACACCCACGTTCACCTCGACGGCACCGTGATCCACACTGACCGCTCCCGCACTCCCGGACCGACCCCGGGAGTGGATCTGTGGTGGTCGGGCAAGCACCACGTCCACGGCGGGAACGTTCAGGTCCTCACCGCGCCTGACGGGTGGCCGTTGTGGACCTCCCCGGTGCGCCCGGGCCGCGAGCACGACACCACCTGCGCCCGCGGCCACCCCGGCCTGCTCGACGCGATCGAGGACTGGACCGACGACACCCACGTCGTGCTCGCCGACCTCGGCTACGACGGTGAGAACACCCGCCTGACCTGCCCGTTCAAGACCCCCACCGGCGGCGGACTGTCGGTGGACAAACGCACCGTCAACACGCTGCACTCCGCCGTCAGGGCTGTGGCCGAACGCGGGAACTCCCTGCTCAAGACCACCTTCAAGGCGCTACGCCGGGTCAGCTTCTGCCCCTGGCGGATCGGCGCGATCACCGCCGCCGCGCTCGTCCTGCTCCACGTCGAGCACGACCGAACCACATGATCAACCAGCACCTACTGGGAAAGGCTCAGTATCCAGCGGTCTTGGACTCAAGGTCATCGCGCTCTGGAACAACGCCTGGTCAGAGTTCGTGCCCTTCCTCGACTACGACGTGGAGATCCGCAAGGTCATCTGCAGCACGAACGCGATCGAGTCCTTGAACGCGGGTGGTCCGCGACGACAATCCGCGGTTTCACCGCCTGCTGCGCGAGTTCGAAAGGCTCACCGGCGTCCCGATCCTGCTGAACACGTCGTTCAACCTGGCGGGCGAACCGATCGTGTTTACTCCGATCGACGCGGTGCGCACGCTGCACGCGTCCGGAATGGACATGCTGGTCGTGGAAGACTTCGTCGTCCGAAAGAAGACACCTCCGGAACAGCGCCGACCATGATCGTGATAGGGTTTCCGTCATGTTGCGAGTCCTGATCACAGGAATGTCTGGAACGGGGAAGACATCCGCTCTCGAGATGCTCGGGGAGCGAGGCCACCGGATCGTCGACACCGACACCGACGAATGGAGTAGGTGGACGACCGACCGAGACGGGTCAAGCGACTGGATCTGGCGTGAGGACGCGATGACCGAGTTGCTGACCGGGCACACGGAGGGCAAACTGTTTGTCTCCGGATGCAAAACGAACCAGGTGAACTTCTACCACCTGTTCGAACACATCGCCCTTCTGAGCGCGCCCGTCGAGATCATGCTGGAACGCATCACAAGCCGATCGAACAATCCGTACGGAAAGAGCGCCGAGGAGCGCGAGGCGATCATCGAGAACCATGCGTTCGTCGAGCCACTGTTGCGCCGGAGCGCCACTGTCGAGATCGACACGTCCACCGCCCTGGACGAGGTGGTGCGACGGCTGGACGACCTGGCCGCACCGCGCTCCTGATCCTCGCCAAGCGGCCACGAACCGAGGGGACCACGATGCCCGGAGCTGCGGAACGAGCTGCGGTGCCGATGCCGGCCGAGGCCGCGCGTTTGCTGGGTGGGTTCGCCGTCGACGGTGTCATGGACGGGCTTGTCATGGACCAGCTCGGCGTCGTGCCGCAAGGCTCACGGAACCCCCGTCTGGGAGCCGTGCTGGACGCGATTCCCGCGCCGGTGCACGACGTGCGGATCCTGACCGTGTCGCCGGGGAGCTCCGGGGTCGAGTGCCGGGAGACAGCGCGCGGCCCGCGTTCCGGGATCGCCCGGATGCACATGCCGATCGCGACCGATCCGGGCGCGGTGCTCGACCTCGATGGCATCCCACACTCGTGGCAGCCGGGCGAGCTCTGGTTCGGGGACTTCGGCCGCCTGCACCGGTTCCGCAACCGGGGCACGCGTCACCTGGTCCACCTGGTGATCGACGCGCTCGTCGTACCGGAGCTGACCGGCCTGTTCCCCCCGGAATGGCGGCCGTACTTCGACGGCGGGGACGTGCTGGTCAACCGGCGTGGCGCGCTCGGCGGCGTCGGCTGCAGTCGTCCTGGCGATCATGGCGCCGAGGCTCCACTCGGCCGCCTCGAATGCCAGCCCGTCATCGGCCGACCAGGCTCCGAGGTCGAGGGCAGCAAGGCTGACGGCCCCGGTCGGGCCCTTCCGGCGGGTCCGGTGTCGTTGTCATGGTCAGAGCTCTCCCATCGCTGTGCCGACGCCAGCTGATCGAGTCGACCGCCGCGACGGACGGGGTCGGGGGCAACTGGTCTGTCCGCTCCGCGCTGGGGAATCTGTGTCTACCGGATGGGTACGACGGTCACGCCCAGATCCAGTCCGGTCCACGCGATGTCAGCGGTGATCGCGGGGCCCGACAGGCGGGCGGCCAGGGCCAGGCAGCAGCGGTCACCCAGGGACAGTCCGGCCGTGCGGGTGGCCGGCCATAGCTTGGCCGCGATGATCGCGTCGGCCGCGTCGAGCGGCTCGATCCGGATCCCCAGGGTGCGCAGCCGAGTCACTGCACGGTCGGCGTCGACGCCGTGCTGGCCGAGCTTCTGATGAACCTCGGCGAGGTTGACCGCGGACAGCACTGCGGTGTCGAGATACTCGTCGACGACCTCGGCACCGGGCTCGGTGCGGAGCCAGGCCAGAACCGCGGAGGCGTCCAGGACAGCGGGGCCGGAGCGACCAGCAGCAACGCCCGCGCTCATCGCGCGTCCTCGGTGGCCGCCTCGGCGCGCCGCTCGGCGAGCAGCTCATCGGTCACCGACTCCGTCGGGTCGCCCTGCCAGGACTCGGCAATCTCCCGACGCATCCGCGAGACCAGTTGGGCGCGGGACTCCATCACCACCCGGCCGTCCTCGACTGACAGTAGCAACGTGGATCCGGCAGCCAGACCCAGATCCCGACGGACCTGTGCAGGGATCAGGACCCGGCCGTCCCGATTGACGACAACCTCAACCCGGTCCGACCCACCAGCCTGTCCTGTCATGGCCGCATGATAGCTGACTGAACTACGCCACACTGACAAGGCAAGCGACTATCAGTCAGAAATGGGGTTCCGACGGTTGTCCGAACGCTCAACGAAACGAAACGAAACAAATGCAATGCTTAGCGGGATCATGCGGTCGCCTGGTTCGCCTGCCGCGGTGTCACGGTCAAACGCGTGCTCAGCGACAACTGCGGCTGCTACAAGTCTCATCTCTGGCGCGACACGTGTGCCGAGCTGGGCATCACCCCGAAAAAGACACGGCCCTACCGGCCGCAGACGAACGGGAAGATCGAGCGCTTCCACAGGACCCTGGCCGAGGGCTGGGCCTTCAAGAAGTTCTACAACTCCGAGTCAGCCCGACTCGCGGCTCTGCCAGCATGGGTCCACGACTACAACCACCACAGGCCCCACTTGGCAATCGGAAAGGCCACACCCATCACCAGGTTGAACAACCTGGCTGGGCATCACACCTAGCCCGGACTCTTCACGGGCTGTGCCGGTGATCTCCGACCCCAACTGAAGAAAGTGCCTCGTGACCAGGTAAGACAGCGGGTGTCGAAGCCCTGTCCGCCATGGTCGAGGAGGCACTTTCCGAGTGCAGACTACAAGCACGCGCCCACCGGTCATCGTGACCGCCGACGGCGCTGGGGTGGTGTCGCACGTCGGGTCGCGTCTGCTGGCCGATGTCGCCGACCGGACCACGTTGACCAGTGAACTCTCGACCGCGCTCGCACCGCTGCGACGAGCTCGGGCGCGTCATGATCCGGGGCGGGTGCTGGTCGATCTGGCCGTCGCGGTCGCCGACGGGGCCACGAGGATCTGCGAGATCGCGGTCCTGGCCGATCAGGGCGCGGTGTTCGGGTCGGTGGCATCGGACTCGACCTGCTGGCGACTGCTCGACAAGCTCGACGAGCGCCGGTTGTCCTCGATCGCGGCGGGGCGGGCGCGGGCCCGGGAGGTGGTCTGGGCCCAGCACGCCGACGTCGATGGTCGCGCGTTTCCCGCGGCTCGGGTCGCCGGCCGCGACCTGCGCCGGCACGGCCGGGACGTGCTGGTGATCGATCTCGACGCCACGATCGTCATCGCCCACAGCGAGAAGGAACAGGCCACGCCCACGTTCAAGAAGACGTTCGGGTATCACCCGATGCTGGCGTTCTGCGACAACACCGGCGAGTTCCTCGCCGCCCGCTTGCGCCGCGGGAACGCCGGTGCGAACACCGCCGCGGATCACATCAACGTGCTCGACGACGCGCTCGCCCAGATCCCTGACGCGTTCCGTCACGGGCACCCGATCCTG is a window from the Pseudonocardia sp. HH130629-09 genome containing:
- the istA gene encoding IS21 family transposase, with the translated sequence MLSVEDWAEIRRLHRAEGVPIKEIARRLGVARNTVRSALRAPGPPKRERGPRGSLADAVEPQVRALLAQFPRMPATVIAERIGWEHSLTVLKDRIRQIRPEYVGIDPVDRVAYAPGEITQCDLWFPETTIPVGPGQERVLPVLVMTLGYSRFLSATMIPSRQAGDILSGMWQLISDVGRVTRTLVWDRESAIGGTGRVSAPAAAFAGTLATRIRLAPPRDPEFKGLVERNNGYFETSFLPGRRFASPADFNHQIDDWLARANTRTVRAIGGRPVDVLAHDYAAMTPLPPLDPPIGLAQRIRLARDYYVRVDANDYSVDPQMIGRFVDVAASPREVVVYCAGQVVARHDRSWARHAVITDPAHQHTAAAMRRALAHDRNTRQAAARRHLDGHPVTLRALPDYDALFGVDFVSTAEEASSS
- the istB gene encoding IS21-like element helper ATPase IstB encodes the protein MTTTPPKITTDPAGSSGPAGPVLAAVPDGLPAMIAYLTRVLKTPTIAASWEQLAAQAREENWSHEEYLGALLQRQVADRESKGTVMRIRTAHFPQVKTLEDFNLDHLPSLRRDILAHLATSTFVAKCENVILLGPPGIGKTHLAIGLGVKAAHAGYSVLFDTASNWITRLAAAHQSGRLEAELKKIRRYKLIIIDEVGYIPFDQDAANLFFQLIASRYEQGSVMVTSNLPFGRWGETFSDDVVAAAMIDRLVHHAEVLTLSGDSYRTRARRELLAKHNRASND
- a CDS encoding aspartyl/asparaginyl beta-hydroxylase domain-containing protein, which produces MPAEAARLLGGFAVDGVMDGLVMDQLGVVPQGSRNPRLGAVLDAIPAPVHDVRILTVSPGSSGVECRETARGPRSGIARMHMPIATDPGAVLDLDGIPHSWQPGELWFGDFGRLHRFRNRGTRHLVHLVIDALVVPELTGLFPPEWRPYFDGGDVLVNRRGALGGVGCSRPGDHGAEAPLGRLECQPVIGRPGSEVEGSKADGPGRALPAGPVSLSWSELSHRCADAS
- a CDS encoding IS1380 family transposase: MRLGAPDAALTRFSGLAAVTELIDRLGIIDKLDAAVGPIKDRDRGCSAGQMLVGMSAAQLCGEDFLVGLDRHRADTAGQALTPVPGLASTTAAGLARKFIEGQWAAVETGLGDVHTTALDLLAQVDPDRAEQLTADVTIDLDTTDVEVYGRLKQGVAFNHQGQRVARPHVATWADTAVVLAADLGSGRDDPRATSAELFYRALAALPAQARAGRVRVRADAGYFAGQLARAALFVGVEFAIGARRIAPLWRILDGVAADGWTDAIDMTGAQVAVADYCPNWWPAATQLLIRRVRLDLDHGQVSGDPRARRRRTLHPAQRALPLDDLATVAKVDGVFAYSFIVTNLDVSTPAAAAQAEYWYRHRTKVENLFRDTKHGAALRHLPSGHLAVNRAWMWGALLAATTSGWLHHLTARTRDGRLVGHGVRGGQAMIATLRRRLITIPARLVRHARGLTLRLPPGEHLLAEVLARVRALPAPS
- a CDS encoding carbamoyltransferase C-terminal domain-containing protein — protein: MVRDDNPRFHRLLREFERLTGVPILLNTSFNLAGEPIVFTPIDAVRTLHASGMDMLVVEDFVVRKKTPPEQRRP
- a CDS encoding HARBI1 family protein; this translates as MLSRLLAEERLRRGTRRGRRALDCDRHAVLVLRWFLDATRVAQLAADNQLSLSSTYRYLHEGIDVLAAAAPGLPGALLAARTAGHTHVHLDGTVIHTDRSRTPGPTPGVDLWWSGKHHVHGGNVQVLTAPDGWPLWTSPVRPGREHDTTCARGHPGLLDAIEDWTDDTHVVLADLGYDGENTRLTCPFKTPTGGGLSVDKRTVNTLHSAVRAVAERGNSLLKTTFKALRRVSFCPWRIGAITAAALVLLHVEHDRTT
- a CDS encoding type II toxin-antitoxin system VapC family toxin — its product is MSAGVAAGRSGPAVLDASAVLAWLRTEPGAEVVDEYLDTAVLSAVNLAEVHQKLGQHGVDADRAVTRLRTLGIRIEPLDAADAIIAAKLWPATRTAGLSLGDRCCLALAARLSGPAITADIAWTGLDLGVTVVPIR
- a CDS encoding IS256 family transposase, yielding MVAEAKARGLALTGPDGLLKLFTKNVLETALNEEMTEHLGHDKNRADSGRESTNVRNGSRSKTVLSDAAGDVEIDVPRDRASTFEPQIVKKRQRRLTDVDEVVLSLYAKGMTTGEVSAHFADIYGASVSKETVSRITDKVVAEMNDWVGRPLDSVYAAVFIDAVHVKVRDGQVANRPVYAAIGVTVDGCKDVLGLWMGVGSEGAKFWMSVLVDLKNRGVRDVLFLVCDGLKGLPEVVANVWPQTIVQTCVVHLIRNTFRLVGRQDWDAVKRDIKPIYAAPNPNAALIAMDELDEKWGRKYAAMIRLWRNAWEEFVPFLDYDVEIRRVICSTNAIESLNARYRRAVRARGHFPTEQATMKCLYLVTRSLDPTGTGRTRWTMRWKPVINAFAITFGDRWPGAETY
- a CDS encoding IS3 family transposase, yielding MSVARFIADQRTFHRVPHTLACALLGVSISWLYKWLDRAARSDGGATATEKRRCALDAAVAVAFDDAQRLHGSPRLHADLCEAGWWVSEKTVADSMRRQGLVARRIKRHNGLTRQDRTAPKFPDLLRRGFTAAEPNRRWVGDMTEIPTAAGKLYLATVIDLYSRRLLGAATGLHPNAELACAAIRMAVAARGGADRIAGVIFHTDRGSTYTAGAFTALCRRLDIRQSMGRVGSCFDNAAAEAFFSSLEWEVLSRNDFDTISRARAAVIDWCYGFYNHRRRHSAAAGLSPINYENAALTRDAA
- a CDS encoding AAA family ATPase, giving the protein MLRVLITGMSGTGKTSALEMLGERGHRIVDTDTDEWSRWTTDRDGSSDWIWREDAMTELLTGHTEGKLFVSGCKTNQVNFYHLFEHIALLSAPVEIMLERITSRSNNPYGKSAEEREAIIENHAFVEPLLRRSATVEIDTSTALDEVVRRLDDLAAPRS
- a CDS encoding transposase, with the protein product MPEVRKRYDREFRDGAVRVVEETGKPIAQVARDLGVNEGTLGNWVARAREAREDTEGLSRGGVEELKRLRAENAELRMERDVLKRSVVLWVKEATK